In Flavobacterium sp. CS20, a single window of DNA contains:
- a CDS encoding AAA family ATPase, whose translation MEKTTQQTQNQLIKVVFYYPESTGKTTIAKTLAEQYNTQWVPEFARDYLQNKYDKTGKACEASDIMPIAEGQIALENQLAEISNQYLFCDTNLLETYVYARVYFPNEDFSKLKSIALSHDYDYYFLTDIDTPWEADDLRDKPNERQEMFEIFKNYLVKYDKNFYILSGDLSKRLSEVKKILQTNNYATISK comes from the coding sequence ATGGAAAAAACAACTCAACAAACCCAAAACCAACTTATTAAAGTAGTGTTTTACTACCCAGAATCTACCGGAAAAACAACCATAGCTAAAACTTTAGCTGAGCAATACAACACCCAATGGGTACCAGAATTTGCAAGAGATTATCTTCAAAATAAATACGACAAAACCGGTAAAGCCTGTGAAGCTTCGGATATTATGCCAATTGCTGAAGGACAAATTGCTTTAGAAAATCAATTAGCCGAAATATCAAATCAATATTTATTTTGCGATACTAATCTTTTAGAAACCTATGTTTATGCACGAGTGTATTTTCCAAATGAAGATTTTTCTAAATTAAAATCTATTGCTTTGAGTCACGACTACGATTATTACTTTTTGACAGATATTGACACACCTTGGGAAGCCGATGATTTAAGGGATAAACCTAACGAAAGGCAAGAGATGTTTGAGATTTTTAAAAACTATCTTGTCAAATATGATAAAAATTTTTATATTTTGAGTGGCGATTTAAGTAAACGACTTTCAGAAGTGAAAAAAATACTACAAACCAATAATTATGCAACTATCTCCAAGTGA
- the pnuC gene encoding nicotinamide riboside transporter PnuC, with protein sequence MSPIFEWFFQQYENTPQHLVILEIIGSLFGLMSVWFSKQDNILVFPTGIISTAIFVYILLVYGLLGDMMINAYYFIMSIYGWYIWTQKVDENHFIPITKIETKQEYKISTIIFVATLIFVAIIYSIFDKWNSWTAYVDTITTAIFFLGMWLMAKKKLENWQLWILGDIISIPLYLYKGLVFSAFQYVIFTIIAIYGYNAWKKQLNKPKTNLLK encoded by the coding sequence ATGAGCCCGATTTTTGAATGGTTTTTTCAACAATACGAAAACACACCGCAACACTTAGTTATTCTCGAAATTATTGGTAGTCTGTTTGGTTTGATGAGTGTTTGGTTTTCTAAACAAGACAACATCTTAGTTTTTCCTACTGGTATTATCAGCACAGCTATTTTTGTTTATATTCTATTGGTATATGGTCTGCTTGGCGATATGATGATTAATGCCTATTACTTTATAATGAGTATTTATGGTTGGTATATTTGGACTCAAAAAGTTGATGAAAACCATTTTATTCCCATCACTAAAATAGAAACTAAACAAGAGTATAAAATCTCGACTATTATATTTGTTGCAACGCTAATTTTTGTCGCCATAATTTATAGCATATTTGATAAATGGAATTCTTGGACAGCTTATGTTGATACCATAACAACAGCTATTTTCTTCTTAGGAATGTGGCTTATGGCAAAGAAAAAACTTGAAAACTGGCAACTGTGGATTTTAGGTGATATCATTTCAATACCTTTGTATTTGTATAAAGGCTTAGTGTTTTCAGCATTTCAATATGTCATTTTTACGATAATAGCAATTTACGGTTACAACGCATGGAAAAAACAACTCAACAAACCCAAAACCAACTTATTAAAGTAG
- a CDS encoding sensor histidine kinase — protein sequence MFENTKKIIIAFGYIARYGLSMALILLVFKILMLNEETQNHQKHIHKLELETKNAQHQQLKNQINPHFFFNTLNSLSSIVAENPDKATDYISYMSKIFRQSLADQPDLVKLKDDIEFVEAFIKLQKLRYGQAFDVNFKLNIQVYNKKVLSMGLQTSLENALKHNIIRKDKPLIINIFDKDHYVWVAHELQMKQNPVQGENFGLSSLQKRAQWSQQMSVIIQKENNIFSVGLPLSL from the coding sequence ATGTTTGAAAACACAAAAAAAATCATCATTGCGTTTGGTTATATTGCCAGATATGGATTGTCTATGGCTTTAATCTTGTTAGTTTTCAAAATTTTAATGCTCAATGAAGAAACTCAAAACCATCAAAAGCACATTCACAAATTAGAGTTGGAAACCAAAAACGCACAACATCAACAGTTAAAAAATCAAATCAATCCGCATTTCTTTTTCAATACTCTCAACAGTTTGTCTTCAATCGTAGCAGAAAATCCTGACAAAGCCACAGATTACATAAGCTATATGTCTAAAATATTCAGGCAAAGTTTGGCAGATCAACCTGATTTGGTAAAATTGAAAGACGATATCGAATTTGTAGAGGCTTTTATCAAACTACAAAAATTAAGATATGGACAGGCTTTTGACGTCAATTTTAAATTAAATATACAGGTATATAATAAAAAGGTACTCAGCATGGGTTTACAAACGTCGCTTGAAAATGCTTTAAAACACAATATAATTAGAAAAGACAAACCACTAATCATTAATATTTTTGATAAAGACCATTATGTTTGGGTTGCACATGAACTTCAAATGAAGCAAAACCCTGTACAAGGTGAAAATTTTGGCTTGAGTAGCCTTCAAAAAAGAGCTCAATGGTCTCAACAAATGAGTGTGATTATTCAAAAAGAAAACAATATATTTTCTGTTGGACTTCCTTTAAGTCTTTAA
- the mnmD gene encoding tRNA (5-methylaminomethyl-2-thiouridine)(34)-methyltransferase MnmD: protein MKKQIITTADGSKTIYFPEWNESYHSKHGAIQEAQHVYIKSGLDFRCKRDKATNLTLLEFGFGTGLNAFLCLIYANANQVNLTYHSIEKFPLNQSEINSVNYAEILKLNPSEFNYLHSIEWEKSVKIHDYFQLKKIKTDFENFKTDGKYDVIFFDAFGPRIQPKLWTKPILQNCYNMMSENGVWVTYSCKGSVKRDLQNIGFQVEKIAGIPGKREMLRATKF, encoded by the coding sequence TTGAAAAAACAAATCATCACCACCGCTGATGGTTCTAAAACCATTTACTTTCCTGAATGGAATGAGAGTTATCATTCCAAACACGGTGCTATACAAGAAGCTCAACACGTTTACATCAAATCTGGTTTAGATTTTAGATGCAAAAGAGATAAAGCTACAAATTTAACCTTATTGGAATTTGGCTTTGGCACAGGACTCAATGCTTTTCTATGTTTGATTTATGCCAACGCAAATCAAGTAAATTTAACCTACCATAGCATTGAGAAATTTCCACTAAATCAATCCGAAATCAATAGTGTTAATTACGCTGAAATTTTAAAATTAAACCCATCAGAATTCAATTATTTACATTCTATTGAGTGGGAAAAATCAGTTAAAATTCATGATTATTTTCAACTTAAAAAAATTAAAACCGATTTTGAAAATTTTAAAACTGATGGTAAATATGATGTTATATTTTTTGATGCTTTTGGTCCGAGAATTCAACCAAAACTTTGGACAAAACCCATTTTACAAAATTGTTATAATATGATGTCTGAAAATGGAGTTTGGGTAACGTATTCTTGTAAAGGAAGTGTGAAACGAGATTTACAAAACATTGGTTTTCAAGTTGAAAAAATCGCTGGAATACCTGGTAAACGTGAGATGTTAAGAGCTACAAAATTTTAG
- a CDS encoding LytTR family DNA-binding domain-containing protein: MNILIIEDENASAKLLSQTIKTVDPSVKIIGVFEDKSETLRVLKKHSAVDAIFSDIQLADDLSFSILKEIDPKIPIVFVTAYNHYALEAFKHHGIDYVLKPFSRDDITQALNKLKTYKKGQTIAQNKKVYHLFEEIKKSQSYKKTFLVSFQDRLLPISSSDIAFFYTAEDGVYLTITSAKSYRWHESLEQLEKQLDSDDFYRANRQFIINRKYIEDIRHYFNGRLKIKMKVQSQDNIIVSKAKASDFKNWLSQ, encoded by the coding sequence ATGAATATACTGATCATAGAAGACGAAAATGCCAGTGCAAAACTCTTGAGCCAAACCATAAAAACAGTTGACCCAAGCGTAAAAATTATCGGGGTTTTTGAAGATAAGTCTGAAACGCTAAGGGTTTTAAAAAAACACTCTGCTGTTGATGCTATATTTTCAGATATTCAATTGGCCGATGATTTAAGTTTCTCAATTTTAAAAGAAATCGACCCTAAAATCCCTATAGTATTTGTTACAGCCTATAACCATTATGCACTTGAGGCGTTTAAGCATCATGGCATAGATTATGTTTTAAAACCGTTTTCTAGAGATGATATAACGCAAGCTTTAAATAAACTAAAAACTTATAAAAAAGGACAAACCATAGCTCAAAATAAAAAAGTATATCATCTGTTTGAGGAAATAAAAAAATCTCAATCATATAAAAAGACTTTTTTAGTGAGTTTTCAAGATCGTTTATTACCGATTAGCAGTAGTGATATTGCCTTTTTTTATACCGCTGAAGATGGTGTTTATCTTACTATTACTAGTGCAAAATCATATAGATGGCATGAAAGTTTAGAGCAACTAGAAAAACAACTTGACTCCGATGATTTTTATAGAGCCAACCGTCAATTCATTATCAATAGGAAATATATTGAAGATATTCGTCATTATTTTAATGGTCGTTTGAAAATTAAAATGAAAGTGCAAAGTCAAGATAATATTATTGTGAGCAAAGCTAAAGCATCAGACTTTAAAAATTGGCTGAGTCAATAA
- a CDS encoding 30S ribosomal protein S16: MPLKIRLQRHGRKAKPYFWIVVADSRAKRDGKFIEKLGIYNPTTNPATIELDFDNSLKHLLNGAQPTDTARRILSYKGVLYKKHLLGGVAKGALTEEEAEKKFEAWMKDKEGKIMDKTSKIEKAKADARAEALAKEKEVSDKRVAEVAPEEEVAEEPKADEAVAETETKEEAKTEEAKEETKEDPKSSDKEDEKKEA; the protein is encoded by the coding sequence ATGCCTTTAAAAATCAGATTACAAAGACACGGTAGAAAAGCAAAACCATATTTTTGGATAGTAGTCGCAGATTCTCGTGCAAAAAGAGATGGTAAATTTATTGAAAAACTCGGAATTTACAATCCAACAACCAATCCAGCAACCATTGAATTGGATTTTGATAATTCATTGAAGCATTTGCTTAACGGTGCTCAGCCAACTGACACGGCAAGGCGTATCCTTTCTTATAAAGGCGTTTTGTACAAAAAGCATTTATTAGGCGGAGTTGCTAAAGGTGCCTTAACTGAAGAAGAAGCTGAAAAGAAATTTGAAGCTTGGATGAAAGACAAAGAAGGTAAAATCATGGACAAAACTTCTAAAATTGAAAAAGCTAAAGCAGATGCCAGAGCAGAAGCCTTAGCTAAAGAAAAAGAAGTTAGCGACAAAAGGGTTGCTGAAGTTGCACCTGAAGAAGAAGTTGCTGAAGAACCAAAAGCTGATGAAGCAGTAGCAGAAACTGAAACTAAAGAAGAAGCTAAAACAGAAGAAGCTAAGGAGGAAACTAAAGAAGATCCAAAGTCGTCTGATAAAGAAGACGAAAAAAAAGAAGCTTAA
- the rimM gene encoding ribosome maturation factor RimM (Essential for efficient processing of 16S rRNA): MDKNEHFYLGTISRKFSFKGEVVLQINPELDNFPEHIKSVFVEFQQKRIPYFIEFTKPHKKNSIRLKFEDISTEQDADQLVKHDVYILKSEIELDDEFSLKHLIGFTVYDENDERIGKIINLNTSTPQAFFEIESNQRQILIPVNEDWIVEIDEGQKEIFFELPDGLLDLNA; this comes from the coding sequence ATGGATAAAAATGAACATTTTTATCTGGGGACAATTTCTCGAAAATTTAGCTTTAAAGGTGAAGTTGTTTTACAGATTAATCCTGAATTAGACAATTTTCCTGAACATATCAAATCCGTTTTTGTTGAATTTCAGCAGAAACGGATTCCTTATTTTATAGAGTTTACCAAACCCCATAAAAAAAACAGCATTCGACTCAAGTTTGAAGATATTTCAACAGAACAAGACGCTGACCAATTGGTTAAACACGATGTTTATATCTTAAAATCTGAAATTGAACTTGATGATGAATTTTCATTAAAACATTTAATTGGTTTTACTGTTTATGATGAGAATGATGAACGCATTGGTAAAATCATAAACCTGAACACGTCAACACCTCAAGCTTTTTTTGAAATAGAATCTAATCAAAGACAAATTCTTATTCCTGTTAATGAAGATTGGATCGTAGAAATTGACGAAGGTCAAAAGGAGATCTTTTTTGAACTGCCTGATGGGCTTTTGGATTTGAATGCTTAA
- a CDS encoding peptidyl-prolyl cis-trans isomerase, with amino-acid sequence MKIKILFTSFGFILLSSCELFKKQQQEDVIAQVNSHILYQSDLKKVLPKNISTEDSIAFVKNYIDQWAMDKILLDKAKFNLPVKEQERFQAMVEQYKSELYKKAYMDALIQKQTDSVIDSVAIQKYYESNKDVFRINEHLLKLRYIFIKNNLKNYSKIKESFKRFNQDDKNYLNQEQLKFDKVKLNDSVWIKSIDIFRNLDDLSTQQHQNLLHKNRYIEIVDSENTYFIYVKDVLKPNSIAPKSYIKPTIEQILKNKQKLELKKNLKQQILNDAIKNNDYEIFK; translated from the coding sequence TTGAAAATTAAAATTCTATTTACATCATTTGGTTTCATTCTACTAAGTAGTTGCGAACTGTTTAAAAAACAACAGCAAGAAGATGTCATTGCTCAAGTCAATTCTCATATTTTATATCAATCAGATCTTAAAAAAGTATTACCAAAAAATATTTCAACCGAAGATAGTATAGCATTTGTAAAAAATTATATCGACCAATGGGCTATGGATAAAATTCTATTAGACAAAGCCAAATTCAACTTGCCAGTCAAAGAACAAGAACGCTTTCAAGCAATGGTTGAGCAATACAAATCTGAACTTTACAAGAAAGCCTATATGGATGCATTGATACAAAAGCAAACAGATAGCGTTATAGACAGTGTTGCAATTCAAAAGTATTATGAATCCAACAAAGACGTCTTTAGAATCAATGAACATTTATTAAAATTGAGATATATTTTTATCAAAAACAATTTAAAAAACTACTCTAAAATAAAGGAAAGCTTTAAGCGTTTCAATCAAGATGATAAAAATTATCTCAACCAAGAGCAACTCAAATTTGATAAAGTCAAGTTAAATGACTCTGTTTGGATAAAATCAATTGATATTTTCAGAAACTTAGATGATTTAAGCACTCAACAACATCAAAATCTTTTGCACAAAAACAGATATATAGAAATTGTAGATAGCGAAAATACTTATTTTATCTATGTTAAAGATGTATTAAAACCCAATTCTATAGCACCAAAAAGCTATATAAAACCTACTATTGAACAAATTTTAAAGAACAAACAAAAGTTGGAATTGAAAAAAAATCTAAAACAACAGATTTTAAATGATGCTATTAAAAATAATGACTATGAAATATTTAAATAA
- a CDS encoding peptide chain release factor-like protein, with amino-acid sequence MDFKQILTEVEFTTALSSGAGGQHVNKTETKVNLS; translated from the coding sequence ATGGATTTTAAACAAATTCTTACTGAAGTAGAATTTACAACAGCTTTGAGCAGTGGAGCTGGTGGTCAACATGTCAATAAAACTGAAACTAAAGTTAATCTTTCTTAG
- a CDS encoding peptidylprolyl isomerase, whose amino-acid sequence MKYLNNLTLLFALIVFNWSWSQITVDEKDNLIKDDQKEAKLTLDNLDDNQRVKVDGIATVVGDYLILESDIIKAQEDQKAQGFSGKETSKCFILKQIMENKLFAHHAIQDSIEIQEEMVNSRTERQLKYMINQAGNLQKILDFYGKDTEEELRKELFDINFENVLAQEMQGTVVENVEVTPAEVRKFFDDIPEDEKPFFGTQVEVSQIVTKPEVTEKQTQKTIDFLNKIRQEVLDGARFSSRAVLYSDDRGSRSKGGKIPSVSRDSPLVKEFKDKAFSLEEGEISKPFKTDFGWHILMVEKIRGQFIDVRHILKFPEITDEDIEKARKEIETIRKRIVDGEISFEEVAKEFSDEEETKESGGKLINDLTLNTRFELSKMDPDLYNKIINLDEGEVSPIYTETNQQQQPFFKILTITKRIEEHEADFNKDYARISDLALKQKKIKEIQKWQKSKMKDTYIKISDDYKTCDFAKDWLK is encoded by the coding sequence ATGAAATATTTAAATAATTTAACCTTACTATTTGCACTTATTGTCTTTAATTGGTCTTGGTCTCAAATTACTGTTGATGAGAAAGACAATCTCATCAAAGACGACCAAAAAGAAGCAAAATTAACCTTGGATAATCTTGATGATAATCAGCGTGTAAAAGTAGATGGCATAGCGACTGTTGTAGGTGATTATTTAATCTTAGAAAGTGATATAATCAAAGCTCAAGAAGACCAAAAAGCACAAGGTTTCTCAGGCAAAGAAACCAGCAAGTGTTTTATTTTAAAGCAAATTATGGAAAACAAACTCTTTGCACATCACGCCATTCAAGACAGTATTGAAATTCAAGAAGAAATGGTCAATAGCCGTACTGAGCGACAACTCAAATATATGATCAATCAGGCAGGAAATCTTCAAAAAATATTAGACTTCTATGGAAAAGACACCGAAGAAGAGTTAAGAAAAGAATTATTTGACATCAATTTTGAAAACGTATTAGCCCAAGAAATGCAAGGGACTGTTGTAGAAAATGTTGAAGTTACACCAGCCGAAGTCAGAAAGTTTTTTGATGATATTCCTGAAGATGAAAAACCCTTTTTTGGCACTCAAGTTGAAGTATCGCAAATTGTTACTAAACCTGAAGTTACAGAAAAGCAAACCCAAAAAACTATAGATTTTTTAAATAAAATAAGACAAGAAGTGTTAGATGGTGCAAGATTTTCGTCTCGTGCCGTTTTATATTCAGATGACCGTGGCTCTAGAAGTAAAGGTGGAAAAATACCAAGCGTGAGTAGAGATTCTCCTTTGGTTAAAGAATTTAAAGACAAAGCCTTCAGCCTTGAAGAAGGCGAAATCAGTAAACCATTTAAAACAGATTTTGGTTGGCATATACTTATGGTAGAAAAAATTCGTGGCCAATTCATTGATGTCAGACACATACTTAAATTTCCAGAAATCACTGATGAAGATATTGAAAAAGCACGAAAAGAAATTGAAACTATTCGCAAAAGAATAGTTGATGGTGAAATCAGTTTTGAAGAAGTCGCCAAAGAATTTTCTGACGAAGAAGAAACCAAAGAAAGCGGTGGTAAGCTTATCAATGACTTAACCCTCAACACACGTTTTGAGCTCAGTAAAATGGATCCAGACTTATACAACAAAATTATAAACTTAGATGAAGGTGAGGTCTCGCCTATTTATACCGAAACCAACCAACAACAACAACCATTCTTTAAAATTCTTACAATCACAAAACGCATAGAAGAACACGAAGCAGATTTTAATAAAGATTATGCGCGCATTAGCGATTTAGCACTCAAACAAAAAAAGATTAAAGAAATTCAAAAATGGCAAAAAAGTAAAATGAAAGACACTTATATCAAAATAAGTGATGACTATAAAACTTGCGATTTTGCAAAAGATTGGTTAAAATAA
- a CDS encoding ABC transporter ATP-binding protein, which yields MLLDIQNLKISFSNNTVVSNFSLQLKPSKILGIVGESGSGKSLSVLSILGILPKNAILNFKKLNFDGKDLNFKDKKRLRAIRGREISMIFQEPMSSLNPSMTCGKQVAEVLINHKICRPKVAKTKVIGLFKKVKLPEPQTTFNKYPHQISGGQKQRVMIAMAIACNPKLLIADEPTTALDVSVQKDIIDLLKHLQRETKMSIIFISHDLALVKNIADDIMVMYQGKIVEQATAEQIFNNPQKDYTKALIATRPQVGKRLKKLPTIKDFSEQQFSENIETKTERRRRHEILYRSKPIIKVNALNKSFKIQSSFFEKDVYFKAINNVSFDVYQGEKLGIVGESGCGKTTLGHLITGLLKADSGEIWYDNLDLTQLSAKSLKPIKKDIQIIFQDPYSSLNPRMTIGEAIAEPLRVHRIIKTRKKQKEEVKSLLKAVGLSENHYTRYPHEFSGGQRQRIGIARCLALKPKIIICDESVSALDISVQAQVLNLLGDLKEQFNLTYLFISHDLSVVKQFSDRILVMKNGKVIERGEADEVYLNPKKTYTRKLIEAVPV from the coding sequence ATGCTGTTAGATATTCAGAATTTAAAAATCAGCTTTAGCAACAATACAGTTGTCAGCAACTTTTCATTGCAACTCAAACCTTCAAAAATTTTGGGCATCGTAGGTGAGTCTGGATCGGGTAAGTCTTTGTCGGTTTTATCTATTCTTGGCATTTTGCCTAAAAACGCCATTTTAAATTTTAAAAAATTAAATTTTGATGGTAAAGATTTGAATTTTAAAGATAAAAAGCGTCTAAGAGCTATAAGAGGTCGAGAAATTTCTATGATTTTTCAAGAACCTATGAGTTCGTTAAATCCTTCTATGACATGTGGTAAACAAGTTGCTGAGGTTTTGATTAATCATAAAATTTGCAGACCAAAAGTCGCCAAAACAAAAGTAATTGGGTTATTTAAAAAAGTGAAACTTCCAGAGCCACAAACCACTTTTAATAAATACCCTCATCAGATTAGTGGCGGACAAAAACAAAGGGTGATGATTGCTATGGCTATTGCGTGCAATCCTAAATTGCTCATCGCCGATGAACCCACAACAGCTCTAGATGTTAGCGTTCAAAAAGATATCATCGATCTATTAAAACATCTGCAACGGGAAACCAAAATGAGCATTATTTTTATCTCTCATGACTTGGCGTTAGTTAAAAATATTGCTGATGACATTATGGTGATGTATCAAGGTAAAATTGTTGAGCAAGCAACTGCCGAACAGATATTTAATAATCCACAAAAGGATTATACTAAAGCACTAATAGCGACGAGACCACAAGTTGGAAAACGGCTTAAAAAATTACCTACCATAAAAGATTTCTCTGAACAACAATTTTCTGAGAATATTGAAACTAAAACCGAACGCCGAAGACGTCATGAAATTTTATATCGTTCAAAACCTATTATAAAAGTTAATGCCTTAAATAAAAGCTTTAAAATTCAATCCTCTTTTTTTGAAAAAGATGTTTACTTTAAAGCTATAAATAACGTGAGTTTTGATGTTTATCAAGGCGAAAAACTTGGTATAGTTGGCGAATCTGGATGTGGCAAAACCACCTTAGGTCATTTGATTACAGGGCTTTTAAAAGCTGATAGTGGTGAAATATGGTATGACAATTTAGATTTAACTCAACTTTCTGCAAAGAGTTTAAAGCCAATCAAAAAGGATATTCAAATTATTTTTCAAGATCCGTATTCTTCTTTAAATCCTAGAATGACAATTGGTGAAGCTATTGCTGAGCCTTTGAGAGTTCATCGAATTATAAAGACTCGTAAAAAGCAAAAAGAAGAAGTAAAATCTTTATTAAAAGCTGTAGGCCTATCAGAAAATCACTACACTCGATATCCACACGAGTTTAGTGGAGGTCAACGCCAACGAATAGGAATAGCTCGCTGTCTTGCTTTAAAACCAAAAATTATTATTTGTGATGAGTCTGTTTCTGCTTTAGATATATCGGTTCAAGCTCAAGTTTTAAATTTACTTGGAGATTTAAAAGAGCAATTTAATCTCACTTATTTATTTATTTCTCACGACTTATCAGTAGTTAAGCAGTTTTCGGATAGAATATTGGTTATGAAAAATGGCAAAGTGATTGAACGTGGTGAAGCCGATGAGGTTTACCTCAATCCTAAAAAAACTTATACTCGCAAACTTATAGAAGCAGTTCCTGTTTAA
- a CDS encoding DUF4920 domain-containing protein: protein MKYSIISLFFLIFVSCKDAQKQTDQLVEKQKKELTKTADQKFFGEKFDISNQIESQKILSTYNQMKVGDTIEITFASKVNSVCKKKGCWMRLELPDGQETFVRFKDYGFFVPKDIENQTAIVHGKAFVQETSVEDLKHYAKDAGKSKEDIVAITEPELSYSFEADGVYLQ from the coding sequence ATGAAATATTCAATAATAAGCCTATTTTTTTTAATATTTGTTTCTTGTAAAGATGCTCAAAAACAAACTGATCAGTTAGTTGAGAAGCAAAAAAAAGAGCTTACAAAAACTGCTGATCAAAAGTTTTTTGGAGAGAAATTTGACATTTCAAATCAGATTGAATCTCAAAAAATATTGAGTACCTATAACCAAATGAAAGTTGGTGATACTATAGAAATCACTTTTGCTTCTAAAGTCAATTCTGTTTGTAAAAAGAAAGGTTGCTGGATGAGATTAGAATTACCTGATGGGCAAGAAACCTTTGTCCGGTTTAAAGATTATGGTTTTTTTGTTCCAAAAGATATAGAAAATCAAACGGCTATTGTTCATGGCAAAGCCTTTGTGCAAGAGACTTCTGTAGAAGATTTAAAACACTACGCCAAAGATGCAGGCAAGTCTAAAGAAGACATTGTAGCCATCACTGAGCCTGAACTAAGCTACAGTTTTGAAGCTGATGGAGTTTATTTGCAATAG